The following coding sequences are from one Bacillota bacterium window:
- a CDS encoding PhoU domain-containing protein translates to MPLVLKVVLWTSQDPVRGIANAHTLFNKVNTVIQLPFAYLLVVAATRIIRGEDPILETAPKYLDRRLLDSPAIALQQVVKELGRMGKFALEALSGATEVFFTGNERLVRPARAREEAVNNLEREITVYLVELAQRSLTKAQSERLNFLYNAVNDIERIGDHAMNVLELAEYKMERDLPYSDEAIKSLKEMHERVMGAFARAWRP, encoded by the coding sequence ATGCCGCTGGTCCTGAAGGTGGTGCTGTGGACCTCTCAAGACCCCGTGAGGGGAATCGCCAACGCGCACACCCTGTTCAATAAGGTCAACACGGTAATACAGCTTCCCTTCGCCTACCTTCTCGTAGTGGCGGCTACCCGCATCATCAGAGGGGAGGACCCAATCCTGGAGACAGCCCCCAAGTACCTGGACCGCAGGCTCCTCGATTCACCTGCCATCGCCCTGCAGCAAGTGGTCAAGGAACTCGGGCGGATGGGTAAGTTTGCCCTTGAAGCGCTATCCGGAGCCACGGAGGTCTTCTTTACGGGTAATGAACGCCTGGTGCGCCCAGCGAGGGCAAGGGAAGAGGCCGTTAACAATCTTGAGAGGGAAATAACTGTTTACCTGGTAGAATTGGCGCAGCGATCCTTGACCAAGGCTCAGTCCGAGAGGCTCAACTTCCTATACAATGCGGTCAATGACATAGAAAGGATTGGCGACCACGCCATGAACGTACTCGAACTAGCTGAGTACAAGATGGAGCGTGATCTTCCGTATTCGGATGAAGCCATCAAGAGCCTGAAAGAGATGCACGAGAGGGTTATGGGGGCCTTCGCAAGAGCCTGGCGTCCCTGA
- a CDS encoding Na/Pi symporter: MAKRPLHRNVAQVFVGFGMLFLGMPVMTNAMKPLKDIPAFTDLMVTLSQHPFMGVITGMGLTAAVQSSSATIGILQGLAGQGLVDIRVALPILFGDNIGTCVTALLSSTGTSIAARRAAISCLTAWARWYSCSSCRWS, translated from the coding sequence GTGGCTAAGAGGCCTCTGCATAGGAACGTCGCCCAGGTATTCGTGGGCTTCGGCATGCTGTTCCTGGGAATGCCAGTGATGACCAACGCCATGAAGCCCCTAAAGGACATCCCCGCCTTCACCGACCTCATGGTGACCCTGAGCCAGCATCCCTTCATGGGTGTCATTACTGGCATGGGCCTTACCGCTGCCGTCCAATCCTCCAGCGCCACCATAGGTATTCTTCAAGGATTGGCTGGCCAGGGATTGGTGGATATCCGTGTTGCCCTTCCCATCTTGTTCGGGGACAACATCGGCACCTGTGTTACCGCTCTACTCTCCAGCACTGGCACGTCCATTGCTGCGCGCAGGGCTGCCATCTCCTGTTTAACTGCGTGGGCACGGTGGTATTCATGCTCCTCATGCCGCTGGTCCTGA
- a CDS encoding Asp23/Gls24 family envelope stress response protein: MDLEEKSIYRKPDVIALVGRSGTGKSHRASFVANEIGADLIIDDGLVVQEGRILAGRSAKREDTKLAAVRRAIFSDSRDAREAVNAIRRASPRRILVLGTSHAMVSRICRSLSLPYPSRVIEIEEVSTVEEINRALRIRRDLGKHVIPAPTFEVKKTFSGYLVDPLHFLLRPKSQQSESLVIEKSVVRPTYSSLGRFFIADTVISSICHFEAKRVQGVAGVLRCRLEGLPEGITIDLDLVLKFGVKVVPVLTYVQERVREAVEFSTSLNVLVLNVAARRLSLESHTGEPGGDSAFEP; encoded by the coding sequence ATGGACCTGGAGGAAAAGTCAATCTACAGGAAGCCTGACGTCATCGCCTTGGTGGGCAGGTCGGGCACGGGGAAGAGCCACCGGGCTTCCTTCGTTGCCAACGAGATTGGAGCCGACCTCATAATCGATGACGGGCTGGTCGTACAGGAAGGCAGGATCCTTGCAGGCCGCTCGGCCAAGCGCGAGGATACCAAGTTGGCAGCTGTGCGCCGAGCCATCTTCAGCGACAGCAGGGACGCCCGGGAGGCTGTCAATGCTATCCGGAGAGCCAGTCCCAGGAGGATTCTGGTACTGGGCACGTCCCATGCAATGGTGTCAAGGATCTGCCGTTCGCTGAGCCTCCCTTACCCTTCAAGGGTCATCGAAATCGAGGAGGTCAGCACTGTAGAAGAGATCAACAGGGCATTGAGGATTCGCAGGGATCTAGGCAAACACGTGATCCCCGCCCCCACATTCGAGGTGAAGAAGACCTTTTCCGGTTACCTAGTGGACCCACTCCACTTCCTTCTTCGCCCCAAGAGCCAGCAGTCCGAAAGCCTGGTTATTGAGAAGTCAGTGGTAAGACCCACCTATAGTTCCCTAGGGCGGTTTTTCATCGCGGATACGGTGATATCCTCGATATGCCACTTTGAGGCAAAGCGAGTCCAAGGGGTAGCAGGAGTCTTGCGATGCCGCCTGGAAGGCTTGCCCGAAGGCATTACCATCGACCTGGACCTGGTGTTGAAGTTCGGGGTAAAGGTGGTTCCTGTTCTCACTTATGTACAGGAGAGGGTCAGGGAGGCAGTAGAGTTCTCCACATCTTTGAACGTTCTAGTGCTCAATGTCGCAGCCAGAAGGCTCAGCCTGGAGAGCCATACCGGTGAACCTGGGGGAGACAGTGCCTTTGAACCTTGA
- the argH gene encoding argininosuccinate lyase, which translates to MRKMWGGRFSSEGGRKAEGFTSSLSFDRVLWRYDLVGSVAHAKMLARQRIITQEDADLIIRGLDEIGKELEDGSFPFRPDLEDIHLNIEGRLAEKIGRVAGRLHTARSRNDQVALDMHMYIREETSITASLLMQLEWALLQLAKDHIGVVMPGYTHLQRAQPVLFSHHVMAYFWMFARDLDRLKDCLSRVDMMPLGASALSGTGFPIDPGYVAAELGFGRLYENSMDAVSDRDYILEFLFCLSLIMVHTSRLAEELVLWSSQEFGFIEMDDAYSTGSSIMPQKKNPDVAELGRGKSGRVFGSLLGLLTVVKGLPLTYNSDMQEDKEGTFNAVNTVQSCLRVFAGMLSTLKVKEEAMAQAAGGGFLLATELADYLARKGVPFREAHHAVGRLVGDCIASGRSLGDLDAQELSRYHPQFDLDALGVINPVAAVNSRTSPMGTAEVRLREQMETAAKTLDDQEVFWLHKSGASEENMV; encoded by the coding sequence ATGCGGAAGATGTGGGGGGGGCGCTTCTCCTCAGAGGGTGGAAGGAAGGCTGAGGGGTTCACCTCCTCCCTTTCCTTTGACAGGGTGCTCTGGCGGTATGACCTGGTGGGGAGTGTGGCCCACGCCAAGATGCTGGCCAGGCAGCGCATCATCACCCAGGAGGATGCGGACCTGATCATCCGGGGGCTCGACGAGATAGGCAAGGAACTGGAAGATGGTTCCTTCCCTTTCAGACCAGACCTGGAGGACATACACCTGAACATCGAGGGGCGCCTGGCAGAGAAGATAGGGCGCGTGGCGGGAAGGCTTCACACCGCACGGAGCCGGAATGACCAGGTGGCCCTGGACATGCACATGTACATCAGGGAGGAGACTTCTATAACGGCGTCTCTGTTGATGCAGCTGGAGTGGGCGTTACTGCAACTGGCAAAGGACCATATAGGGGTGGTCATGCCAGGTTACACCCACCTGCAGAGGGCTCAGCCCGTGCTCTTCTCCCACCACGTCATGGCCTACTTCTGGATGTTCGCCAGGGACCTGGACAGGCTGAAGGACTGCCTGTCCAGGGTGGATATGATGCCCCTGGGGGCTTCGGCCCTTTCTGGCACGGGGTTTCCCATCGACCCGGGCTACGTGGCAGCGGAACTCGGCTTTGGCCGCCTGTACGAAAACAGCATGGATGCGGTCTCTGACCGGGACTACATCCTGGAATTCTTGTTTTGCCTAAGCCTCATCATGGTGCACACCAGCCGCTTGGCCGAGGAGCTGGTGCTGTGGTCCAGCCAGGAATTCGGTTTCATCGAAATGGACGACGCCTACTCGACCGGCTCCAGCATCATGCCACAGAAGAAGAACCCCGATGTGGCGGAACTGGGGCGCGGGAAGTCCGGGAGGGTGTTCGGGAGTCTCCTGGGGCTCCTCACTGTAGTGAAAGGGTTGCCCTTGACCTACAACTCAGACATGCAGGAGGACAAGGAGGGCACCTTCAACGCGGTGAACACAGTCCAGTCGTGCCTGCGGGTTTTCGCGGGCATGTTATCCACCCTGAAGGTAAAGGAAGAAGCCATGGCCCAGGCTGCTGGGGGAGGTTTTCTCCTTGCCACTGAGCTCGCGGACTACCTAGCGCGGAAGGGCGTACCCTTCCGGGAGGCCCACCACGCCGTGGGTAGGCTCGTGGGCGACTGTATCGCCTCGGGAAGGAGCCTCGGGGACCTCGACGCCCAAGAGCTATCCAGGTATCATCCCCAGTTTGATCTGGATGCCCTGGGTGTCATTAATCCGGTGGCTGCCGTCAATTCCAGGACCTCACCCATGGGCACCGCTGAAGTGCGCTTGCGGGAACAAATGGAAACCGCAGCAAAGACGTTGGATGATCAAGAAGTATTTTGGTTACATAAAAGCGGGGCCTCCGAAGAGAATATGGTGTAA
- a CDS encoding argininosuccinate synthase has translation MGSVVLAYSGGLDTSVCIRWLQDKYNMDVIALTADVGEGRDLEFIRKKALSLGCVKCQVVDVKDDFARNYAFRALKANALYEGKYPLTASLSRPLISKILVDVAKSEGAEAVAHGCTGKGNDQVRFDVSVSALAPDIKVIAPVREWPMSREEEIDYAREKGIPIPVGKKNPYSIDQNLWGRSIECGVLEDPWVEPPEDIYQWTVSPADAPGEPEYLEIEFVQGTPVALNGRPMEPVALIAELNNIGGRHGVGRIDHVENRLVGIKSREIYECPASTVLIQAHKEMEFLTLPRETVSFKTRLEEKYAELVYFGLWYSQLKESIDAFVDKVQESVSGTVRLKLYKGLCHVVGRKSPVSLYDFSLATYDKADAFSHKSSEGFIDIWGLPTRTYAAVHRAAQGEGEREEEKVPLVGD, from the coding sequence ATGGGGAGCGTAGTTCTGGCGTACTCTGGGGGTCTTGACACCTCCGTGTGTATCCGCTGGCTGCAGGACAAGTACAACATGGATGTGATAGCCCTTACTGCCGATGTGGGAGAGGGCCGGGACCTTGAGTTCATCAGGAAGAAGGCACTGTCCCTGGGTTGTGTCAAGTGCCAGGTGGTCGACGTCAAGGATGACTTCGCCAGGAACTATGCCTTCAGGGCATTGAAGGCTAATGCCCTTTACGAGGGGAAGTACCCTCTCACGGCGTCCCTCTCCAGGCCCCTGATATCCAAGATACTGGTAGATGTGGCCAAGAGCGAGGGCGCGGAGGCCGTTGCCCACGGTTGCACAGGCAAAGGCAATGACCAGGTGCGGTTCGATGTATCCGTGTCTGCCCTGGCCCCGGACATCAAGGTCATAGCCCCCGTGAGAGAATGGCCCATGTCCCGGGAAGAAGAGATAGACTACGCCAGGGAGAAGGGAATCCCCATACCTGTGGGAAAGAAGAACCCCTACAGCATAGACCAGAACCTGTGGGGGCGGAGCATTGAGTGCGGTGTCCTGGAGGACCCCTGGGTGGAGCCTCCGGAAGATATCTACCAGTGGACTGTCTCCCCGGCGGATGCCCCGGGTGAACCGGAGTACCTTGAGATCGAGTTCGTCCAGGGCACTCCCGTAGCCTTGAATGGCAGGCCAATGGAGCCTGTAGCCCTAATCGCTGAACTCAACAACATAGGGGGGCGACACGGCGTTGGCAGGATAGACCATGTAGAGAACCGCCTCGTTGGGATCAAGTCCAGGGAGATATACGAGTGCCCGGCATCCACTGTGTTGATCCAGGCCCACAAGGAGATGGAGTTCCTCACTCTGCCCAGGGAGACCGTATCATTCAAGACAAGGCTGGAGGAGAAGTACGCTGAGCTGGTGTACTTTGGCCTGTGGTACTCGCAGCTGAAGGAATCCATTGATGCCTTCGTGGATAAGGTACAAGAGAGCGTGTCCGGAACGGTAAGGCTGAAGCTGTACAAGGGCCTGTGTCATGTGGTTGGCCGGAAGTCGCCGGTGTCACTGTACGATTTCTCCCTAGCCACTTACGACAAGGCCGATGCCTTCAGCCACAAGTCATCAGAGGGCTTCATAGATATCTGGGGGCTTCCCACCCGGACCTATGCGGCGGTGCACAGGGCCGCTCAAGGGGAAGGGGAAAGGGAAGAGGAGAAGGTGCCCCTGGTTGGAGACTAG
- a CDS encoding HD domain-containing protein: MSRRMASELKPGDRVASTFAVVKKSLVTYSQASQRSGERYLKLQLGDSSGVIETRVWDNADRLSGLFDVDDLVYVEGQVVDYMGPQLNVSRLEKRSLSEMDPSLFQPVTSKDRGQMMEKVLETAGQVKNPHLKALLHAFFGDHSFAAIFSRAPGGMRVHHAFAGGLLEHTLEVADLCQGMWRLHPESLDLDRLITGALLHDVGKVQEYDMDSVSFQMTDRGKLIGHVVIGKEMVDRATGGMEGFPEDIKMELDHMILSHHGQKDWGAPEVPKTMNAFALFYADLVSARLNQFAVLVKNHDDTGTPWTAWDKYLERSAYIPPR; this comes from the coding sequence ATGTCTAGAAGAATGGCCAGTGAACTGAAGCCGGGGGACAGGGTGGCAAGCACCTTTGCGGTGGTGAAAAAGAGCCTGGTGACCTACAGCCAAGCCAGCCAGCGCTCGGGAGAGCGCTACCTGAAACTGCAGCTGGGTGATTCCAGCGGCGTGATCGAGACACGCGTCTGGGACAACGCTGACAGGCTGTCCGGCCTGTTTGACGTGGATGACCTTGTCTATGTCGAGGGCCAGGTTGTTGACTACATGGGCCCCCAGCTGAACGTGTCCAGGCTCGAGAAGCGATCCCTTTCCGAGATGGATCCCAGCCTGTTCCAGCCTGTTACCTCCAAGGACCGCGGTCAGATGATGGAGAAGGTCCTGGAGACAGCCGGGCAGGTGAAGAACCCTCACCTGAAGGCCCTCCTCCACGCCTTCTTTGGGGACCACAGTTTCGCTGCGATCTTCTCCAGGGCGCCCGGCGGCATGAGGGTTCACCACGCCTTCGCCGGGGGGCTCCTGGAGCATACCCTGGAGGTGGCTGACCTGTGCCAGGGTATGTGGCGGCTTCACCCGGAGTCCTTGGACCTGGACCGCCTCATAACCGGGGCGCTTCTCCACGATGTGGGCAAGGTGCAGGAATATGACATGGACAGCGTGTCCTTCCAGATGACTGATAGGGGCAAACTCATAGGCCATGTGGTCATAGGCAAGGAGATGGTAGACAGGGCCACCGGAGGGATGGAGGGCTTCCCCGAGGACATCAAGATGGAACTGGACCACATGATCCTGAGCCACCACGGGCAGAAGGACTGGGGAGCCCCAGAGGTACCCAAGACCATGAATGCCTTTGCCTTGTTCTACGCAGACCTGGTCAGCGCCAGGTTGAACCAGTTCGCCGTCCTGGTGAAAAACCATGATGATACCGGCACCCCATGGACTGCCTGGGACAAGTACCTGGAAAGGAGCGCCTACATCCCCCCGAGGTAG
- a CDS encoding DUF523 domain-containing protein has translation MLVVSACLLGIGCRYDGGSSPNPQLLEAFSRGEVIPVCPEQLGGMPTPRVPSEISGGNGFDVIDGRCPVVDRDGNDRTGAFLRGAREVLQICQLCGLKRAVLKERSPSCGTFEIADGTFSGRTRAGMGVTAALLSREGIIVSSDEHYTGGDKSDV, from the coding sequence ATGCTGGTGGTGAGCGCGTGTCTCCTGGGAATAGGGTGCCGGTATGACGGGGGCTCATCCCCTAACCCTCAGCTACTAGAGGCATTCTCCAGGGGAGAGGTCATACCGGTATGCCCGGAGCAGCTGGGAGGCATGCCCACCCCCAGGGTGCCCTCGGAGATAAGCGGCGGGAACGGGTTTGATGTCATCGACGGGCGCTGCCCCGTCGTGGACCGGGATGGGAATGACAGGACCGGAGCCTTCCTGCGGGGCGCCCGGGAGGTCCTGCAAATATGCCAGTTGTGTGGCCTAAAGAGGGCAGTGCTGAAGGAGAGGAGTCCTTCCTGTGGAACCTTCGAGATAGCGGACGGGACCTTCTCAGGACGAACCAGGGCAGGGATGGGGGTCACCGCTGCCCTGCTTAGCAGGGAGGGGATCATTGTGTCCAGTGATGAGCATTATACCGGGGGAGACAAGAGCGATGTCTAG
- a CDS encoding hydantoinase/oxoprolinase family protein, translating to MAVGLGIDTGGTYTDAVVLDRASGQILAKGKALTDRSNLARSVLEAVRAVREEALKADVVALSTTLATNAVVEGRGADVGLVVAGAEIEWPLPPAQVRVVDGGHRINGEAAAELDVASVQEAARHFQGRVEAVAISTYLSVRNPEHELEAKALLEAITRVPVVCGHELTTALGFRERTVTAVLNARLIPIIKELLAAVKGALADIGIKAPVMVVRSDGSLVDEAEAWMRPIQTLLSGPAASVLGAVFLTGVDNGLVVDVGGTTSDVAVVLEGRPTLNREGASVGGWRTRVRAADMTTIGLGGDSYIWRDRDHNLRVGPKRVAPLSWLAYEHSGALKELKLIREDPVFGPTRSEMQDFLILIRDGAVQDGGEADVVSALRGGPLSVRALGKALQRDADLLPLDRLEANGVILRAGLTPTDVLHYLGRLDAWNRDASGSAMAIMARRMGVEPDVLAQDVLQAMEDRLSSEILRKVIGDGLNLEDPVYCPVCHGLTREALGPKRMDLLDVSMRLKIPLVGVGAPAHAYLPGVAGRLGTGIMVPGDADVANAVGAIVGNVVETADLLIHSSSDGGYILFSPWLRQEFDILDEARSFAIEMGTKRVREGALRAGASGVEVSVKVRDCMVAMATENSLCLGTEISITAVGTPKWFDTPVDGGPDHAGGERVSPGNRVPV from the coding sequence ATGGCAGTAGGCTTGGGGATAGACACCGGCGGTACCTACACTGATGCTGTTGTCCTGGACAGGGCGTCAGGCCAGATCTTGGCCAAGGGGAAGGCCCTGACGGACCGGTCCAACCTGGCCAGGAGTGTACTGGAGGCTGTCCGCGCCGTGAGGGAGGAAGCACTGAAGGCCGATGTGGTAGCCCTATCCACAACCCTGGCCACGAATGCGGTAGTGGAGGGCCGAGGTGCCGACGTGGGCCTGGTAGTGGCGGGGGCCGAAATAGAGTGGCCGCTGCCTCCGGCCCAGGTTCGTGTTGTGGACGGGGGGCACCGCATCAACGGTGAAGCAGCGGCAGAACTAGATGTGGCGTCCGTACAGGAGGCAGCCCGCCACTTCCAGGGCCGGGTAGAGGCGGTGGCCATCAGTACCTACCTGAGTGTGAGGAACCCGGAGCACGAGCTGGAGGCCAAGGCCCTTCTGGAAGCGATAACGAGGGTGCCGGTGGTGTGCGGGCACGAGCTCACAACGGCCCTGGGCTTCCGTGAAAGGACTGTCACCGCGGTCCTCAATGCCCGGCTCATTCCCATAATCAAGGAACTCCTGGCTGCCGTGAAGGGTGCCCTGGCGGACATAGGCATCAAGGCCCCCGTGATGGTTGTCAGGAGCGATGGTTCCCTTGTCGATGAGGCAGAGGCATGGATGCGTCCCATCCAGACGCTGCTCTCAGGACCCGCCGCCAGCGTGCTGGGGGCGGTCTTCCTCACTGGCGTCGACAACGGGCTGGTAGTGGACGTAGGAGGTACAACCTCAGACGTGGCCGTGGTCCTGGAGGGCAGGCCCACCCTCAACCGCGAGGGTGCCTCCGTGGGGGGATGGCGGACCCGGGTGCGGGCTGCGGACATGACCACCATCGGCTTGGGTGGGGACAGCTACATATGGAGGGACCGGGACCATAACCTTCGCGTGGGGCCCAAGCGGGTTGCTCCCCTGTCGTGGCTGGCCTACGAGCACTCAGGGGCCCTGAAGGAACTAAAACTCATCCGGGAGGACCCGGTTTTCGGCCCCACCAGGAGCGAGATGCAGGACTTCCTGATCCTCATCAGGGACGGCGCTGTTCAGGACGGGGGCGAGGCGGATGTGGTCTCGGCCCTCAGGGGAGGGCCCCTGTCTGTGAGGGCGCTGGGGAAGGCCCTGCAGCGGGATGCTGACCTTCTTCCCCTGGATCGCCTTGAGGCCAACGGCGTGATACTCCGGGCAGGCCTGACTCCCACCGACGTGCTTCACTACCTCGGAAGGCTGGATGCGTGGAACCGGGATGCGTCTGGGAGTGCCATGGCCATCATGGCTAGACGAATGGGGGTCGAGCCTGATGTCCTGGCTCAAGATGTACTCCAGGCGATGGAGGATAGACTATCATCGGAGATACTGAGAAAGGTCATTGGCGACGGCCTGAACCTGGAGGACCCAGTGTATTGCCCTGTCTGCCATGGGCTCACCCGGGAGGCGTTGGGTCCAAAGAGAATGGACCTCCTAGATGTTTCCATGAGGCTCAAGATCCCCCTGGTGGGGGTGGGGGCTCCAGCCCATGCCTACCTGCCTGGGGTCGCTGGGCGCCTGGGGACCGGGATAATGGTGCCGGGGGATGCCGATGTGGCCAACGCCGTGGGGGCCATCGTGGGGAATGTGGTTGAGACGGCCGATCTCCTGATACACAGCTCCAGCGATGGCGGTTACATACTGTTCTCTCCCTGGCTCAGGCAGGAGTTCGACATCCTGGATGAGGCAAGGTCCTTCGCCATTGAGATGGGCACTAAGAGAGTGAGGGAAGGCGCGCTAAGGGCCGGGGCCTCCGGGGTTGAGGTATCGGTCAAGGTCCGGGACTGCATGGTGGCTATGGCCACTGAGAACTCTCTCTGCCTTGGCACTGAGATCTCCATCACAGCTGTGGGGACCCCCAAGTGGTTTGACACCCCTGTGGACGGAGGACCAGACCATGCTGGTGGTGAGCGCGTGTCTCCTGGGAATAGGGTGCCGGTATGA
- a CDS encoding corrinoid protein: protein MPHCGVPSPIVYAVLHGSASQVMSLVRSAIDSGVSPEALLEDHLIAGMDLVSERFGDGTIYIPDVLMASRAVHAGIHALRPLLTGSAQTHEGRVVIGTVAGDLHDIGKSLVAMMLKAVGFEVLDVGIDISPEEFAMAVERYSPDILGLSSLLTTTMPFIRETLDYLSAAGLRSRVKIIVGGRPVTREFAKRVGADAYAHDARAAARTARRLMSRQGS, encoded by the coding sequence ATGCCCCATTGCGGTGTTCCCAGCCCAATTGTCTACGCTGTCCTGCACGGCTCAGCCAGCCAGGTCATGTCCTTGGTGAGATCGGCCATAGACAGTGGGGTGTCACCTGAGGCCCTGCTGGAGGACCACCTCATAGCCGGCATGGACCTGGTGTCCGAGAGGTTCGGGGACGGTACCATATACATACCCGACGTGCTGATGGCATCCAGGGCGGTCCATGCCGGGATCCATGCCTTGAGACCCCTACTCACCGGCTCGGCCCAGACCCACGAGGGCCGGGTGGTCATAGGTACTGTGGCCGGAGACCTTCACGACATAGGGAAGTCACTGGTGGCAATGATGCTGAAGGCTGTGGGTTTTGAGGTTCTTGACGTGGGCATTGACATCTCACCCGAGGAATTCGCCATGGCGGTGGAGCGCTATTCCCCGGATATCCTGGGACTGTCGTCGCTCCTGACCACCACGATGCCCTTCATCCGGGAGACCCTGGACTACCTGAGTGCCGCAGGGCTCCGCAGTCGGGTGAAGATAATAGTGGGAGGCCGGCCGGTCACTCGGGAGTTTGCCAAGCGGGTTGGGGCTGACGCCTATGCCCATGACGCGCGAGCAGCGGCCAGGACGGCCAGGCGGCTCATGTCCAGGCAAGGCTCTTGA
- a CDS encoding PocR ligand-binding domain-containing protein has product MTDIIEEKVFREILTSFSSVTGLKVLVADIDGGTVFEAGGERSDCTFCTLIRDSSVGREKCRKSYTRAGREAAKWGEPYIFRCHAGLIGWAAPLILGDRHVATIVCGQVLMWEPEEFFWEELKSATQGLRIPFPRLCQAAKGLRVIPAAQVKAAADMLFMVANYMMKKGSVILDQRRRIAETQAALSQGLRSRKSAYPAIYSLKKEREMLSEVRQGNLVQAREALEALLDEDLERYVAQPAALRARVHQFLVLMARAAVEGGGDMERLLALNDRHFRELTRMQSTPEICSLLYQVLDECVAEAANQGRRHGRVLREVTTYLSENYHRPVNVEDVSRTVHLSPHYLSRLFKREYGCTIMEYLANARLSVAKDLLRDTLLPIREIARRVGFSDPGYFSKVFKALEGCTPGQFRDNCARCPGEPAKGEV; this is encoded by the coding sequence ATGACAGACATAATTGAGGAGAAGGTATTCCGGGAAATCCTCACGTCCTTTAGCTCCGTGACAGGCCTCAAGGTGCTTGTGGCTGACATCGATGGAGGCACGGTGTTCGAGGCCGGTGGGGAACGGAGTGATTGTACCTTCTGCACGCTTATCAGGGATAGCTCGGTAGGCAGGGAGAAGTGCCGGAAGTCCTACACCCGGGCCGGGAGGGAGGCAGCCAAGTGGGGTGAGCCCTACATTTTTCGCTGTCACGCCGGCCTTATCGGGTGGGCGGCCCCCTTGATCCTGGGAGACCGCCACGTGGCCACCATTGTCTGCGGGCAGGTGCTCATGTGGGAACCTGAGGAGTTCTTCTGGGAGGAGCTCAAATCCGCCACCCAGGGGCTCCGCATCCCGTTTCCCCGGTTATGCCAGGCGGCCAAGGGCCTCCGGGTGATCCCGGCAGCTCAGGTGAAGGCCGCGGCGGATATGTTGTTTATGGTGGCCAACTATATGATGAAGAAGGGATCCGTCATCCTGGATCAGAGGCGGAGGATCGCCGAGACCCAGGCCGCCCTGAGCCAAGGCCTGCGCAGCCGTAAGAGCGCCTATCCCGCCATCTATTCGCTGAAGAAGGAGCGGGAAATGCTGTCCGAGGTCAGGCAGGGCAATCTCGTCCAGGCCCGTGAGGCGCTGGAGGCGCTCCTTGACGAGGACCTTGAGCGCTATGTGGCCCAGCCAGCCGCGCTGCGGGCAAGGGTTCACCAGTTCCTGGTGCTCATGGCCAGGGCGGCTGTGGAGGGGGGCGGGGATATGGAGCGGCTACTTGCCCTCAATGACCGTCACTTCCGCGAACTCACCCGGATGCAGTCCACTCCCGAGATCTGCTCCCTTCTTTACCAGGTGCTGGATGAATGCGTGGCGGAGGCAGCAAATCAGGGCCGGAGGCACGGGAGGGTGCTCCGAGAGGTCACCACCTACCTTTCCGAGAACTACCACAGGCCTGTGAATGTCGAGGACGTCTCCCGCACTGTGCACTTGAGCCCTCACTACCTTTCCAGGCTCTTTAAGAGGGAGTATGGCTGCACGATAATGGAGTACTTGGCCAATGCCAGGCTCTCCGTGGCGAAGGACCTCCTCAGGGACACGCTGTTGCCCATCAGGGAGATAGCCCGGAGGGTTGGGTTTTCTGACCCAGGTTACTTCTCCAAGGTTTTCAAGGCCCTGGAAGGCTGCACACCAGGACAATTCCGGGACAACTGCGCCAGGTGTCCCGGAGAGCCGGCAAAGGGGGAGGTCTAG
- a CDS encoding 4Fe-4S binding protein, translating into MVAVYAAAKVELSRCTGCKLCILACPDPNVIWFLPDDKKVKVEATRCKGCGLCVTTCSKAALVLEALTERART; encoded by the coding sequence ATGGTTGCCGTGTATGCGGCCGCCAAGGTTGAATTGAGCCGTTGCACCGGATGCAAGCTATGTATACTCGCCTGCCCTGATCCGAACGTTATCTGGTTCTTGCCCGACGATAAGAAAGTGAAAGTGGAGGCGACCCGATGCAAGGGTTGTGGGCTGTGCGTTACGACCTGCTCGAAAGCGGCCCTCGTACTGGAGGCGCTCACGGAGCGGGCTCGGACTTGA